In Papaver somniferum cultivar HN1 chromosome 1, ASM357369v1, whole genome shotgun sequence, a genomic segment contains:
- the LOC113296724 gene encoding uncharacterized protein LOC113296724 isoform X1, whose product MINSRARTTVKITKPFVKIENEKQGKRLMEAEKPTLNRRLSRKERKIALQQDVDKLKKKLRHEENVHRALERAFTRPLGALPRLPPYLPQNTLELLAEVAVLEEEVVRLEEQVVNFRQGLYEEAVYVASSKRNVDAPAELCNSSRKYKKEQPKTISQGGDGNSPTLYTQSGSKASSSTHLASNVKSGHSHNQPALVKQPSRRFAPAVLSVAEEERGKENHSSINSSKNNKSLPSQPIQRIRTTGRSAPVESTSQEKHLVPLKLQLECRTIDRDSAKESCSVLPDQKNLGEKNRCPNKISEDIVKCLSAILLRMRTQKVKGSDSFEAEFRDPYGICKEFEKWDVGPYKHLRAIEASSVDPNPTPDSSILTQRLKLLLGKLRSADLRGLSHQQKLAFWINVYNSCMMNAFIEHGIPESPQMVIAMMQKAKINVGGQSLNAMIIEHFILRLPYHSKHTYSKDAKCNELISRTAFGLEWSEPLVTFALSCGSWSSPAVRVYSASEVENELETAKRDYLQAAVSITSSNKLVIPKLLDWYLLDFAKDMKSLLDWVALQLPNELRTKAVKCLERGRNEPLSQMVQVTPYEFNFRYLLHQ is encoded by the exons atgatcaactCAAGAGCTAGAACTACAGTAAAGATCACCAAACCTTTTGTCAAAATTGAAAAT GAAAAACAGGGGAAAAGACTAATGGAGGCCGAAAAACCAACCTTGAATCGACGACTCTCTCGCAAAGAGAGAAAAATTGCCTTACAACAAGAT GTTGATAAGCTTAAAAAGAAGTTGAGACATGAAGAAAATGTGCATAGAGCTTTGGAAAGAGCTTTCACTAGACCCTTGGGAGCTTTACCTCGTTTGCCTCCTTATCTCCCTCAAAAT ACATTGGAGCTATTAGCTGAAGTAGCTGTTTTGGAGGAGGAGGTTGTCCGACTCGAGGAACAAGTTGTGAATTTCAGACAAGGCTTGTATGAAGAAGCTGTTTACGTTGCATCCTCCAAGAGAAACGTGGATGCTCCAGCAGAGTTATGCAATTCAAGTAGAAAATACAAAAAGGAGCAGCCAAAAACAATCTCTCAAGGAGGAGATGGCAATTCGCCAACATTGTACACACAAAGCGGAAGCAAGGCGTCGAGTTCAACGCACTTGGCGTCAAATGTTAAATCCGGGCATTCTCATAATCAGCCTGCACTAGTGAAACAACCCTCGCGAAGGTTTGCACCAGCTGTATTATCAGTTGCAGAAGAAGAGCGGGGCAAAGAGAATCACTCCTCCATCAATTCTTCGAAGAACAACAAAAGTCTCCCAAGTCAACCAATTCAAAGAATCAGAACCACTGGAAGAAGTGCACCAGTGGAGAGTACGTCACAGGAGAAACATTTGGTTCCTCTCAAGTTACAG CTAGAATGCAGAACAATAGACCGAGATAGTGCAAAAGAAAGCTGTTCGGTTCTTCCGGACCAAAAGAATTTAGGAGAAAAAAATAGGTGTCCAAACAAGATATCCGAGGATATTGTGAAATGTCTCTCCGCCATTCTCTTGAGGATGAGGACACAGAAGGTTAAGGGATCTGATTCCTTCGAAGCTGAGTTTAGAGATCCTTATGGTATCTGTAAAGAATTTGAGAAATGGGACGTAGGCCCATATAAGCACTTACGGGCAATCGAAGCTAGCTCAGTCGATCCCAATCCAACGCCAGACTCTTCTATTCTGACACAGAGACTGAA GCTCCTTCTAGGGAAACTTAGGTCGGCTGACTTGCGTGGCCTCAGTCATCAACAGAAGCTTGCATTCTGGATCAATGTCTATAATTCATGCATGATGAAT GCATTTATAGAGCATGGAATACCAGAAAGTCCTCAGATGGTCATTGCAATGATGCAGAAG GCGAAGATAAATGTAGGCGGGCAGTCACTTAACGCAATGATAATTGAGCATTTCATCTTGAGACTACCTTATCACTCAAAACAC ACCTACTCAAAAGATGCTAAATGTAATGAGCTTATATCGAGGACTGCCTTTGGACTTGAGTGGTCTGAACCATTGGTCACATTTGCACTCTCATGTGGAAGCTGGTCTTCGCCTGCA GTAAGAGTTTATTCAGCGTCTGAAGTCGAAAATGAGCTCGAAACTGCAAAGAGAGATTATTTACAAGCCGCAGTCAGTATTACGAGCTCCAACAAGTTAGTGATTCCAAAGTTGCTAGACTGGTATCTGTTAGACTTCGCGAAGGATATGAAATCCTTGCTGGATTGGGTCGCCCTTCAGTTACCCAATGAGCTGAGGACTAAAGCCGTTAAATGCTTAGAGAGGGGAAGAAATGAACCTCTTTCGCAAATGGTACAAGTTACACCATATGAATTTAATTTCCGGTACCTTTTACATCAATAA
- the LOC113296724 gene encoding uncharacterized protein LOC113296724 isoform X2 encodes MKLEISIKEKQGKRLMEAEKPTLNRRLSRKERKIALQQDVDKLKKKLRHEENVHRALERAFTRPLGALPRLPPYLPQNTLELLAEVAVLEEEVVRLEEQVVNFRQGLYEEAVYVASSKRNVDAPAELCNSSRKYKKEQPKTISQGGDGNSPTLYTQSGSKASSSTHLASNVKSGHSHNQPALVKQPSRRFAPAVLSVAEEERGKENHSSINSSKNNKSLPSQPIQRIRTTGRSAPVESTSQEKHLVPLKLQLECRTIDRDSAKESCSVLPDQKNLGEKNRCPNKISEDIVKCLSAILLRMRTQKVKGSDSFEAEFRDPYGICKEFEKWDVGPYKHLRAIEASSVDPNPTPDSSILTQRLKLLLGKLRSADLRGLSHQQKLAFWINVYNSCMMNAFIEHGIPESPQMVIAMMQKAKINVGGQSLNAMIIEHFILRLPYHSKHTYSKDAKCNELISRTAFGLEWSEPLVTFALSCGSWSSPAVRVYSASEVENELETAKRDYLQAAVSITSSNKLVIPKLLDWYLLDFAKDMKSLLDWVALQLPNELRTKAVKCLERGRNEPLSQMVQVTPYEFNFRYLLHQ; translated from the exons ATGAAGTTAGAAATTTCAATCAAG GAAAAACAGGGGAAAAGACTAATGGAGGCCGAAAAACCAACCTTGAATCGACGACTCTCTCGCAAAGAGAGAAAAATTGCCTTACAACAAGAT GTTGATAAGCTTAAAAAGAAGTTGAGACATGAAGAAAATGTGCATAGAGCTTTGGAAAGAGCTTTCACTAGACCCTTGGGAGCTTTACCTCGTTTGCCTCCTTATCTCCCTCAAAAT ACATTGGAGCTATTAGCTGAAGTAGCTGTTTTGGAGGAGGAGGTTGTCCGACTCGAGGAACAAGTTGTGAATTTCAGACAAGGCTTGTATGAAGAAGCTGTTTACGTTGCATCCTCCAAGAGAAACGTGGATGCTCCAGCAGAGTTATGCAATTCAAGTAGAAAATACAAAAAGGAGCAGCCAAAAACAATCTCTCAAGGAGGAGATGGCAATTCGCCAACATTGTACACACAAAGCGGAAGCAAGGCGTCGAGTTCAACGCACTTGGCGTCAAATGTTAAATCCGGGCATTCTCATAATCAGCCTGCACTAGTGAAACAACCCTCGCGAAGGTTTGCACCAGCTGTATTATCAGTTGCAGAAGAAGAGCGGGGCAAAGAGAATCACTCCTCCATCAATTCTTCGAAGAACAACAAAAGTCTCCCAAGTCAACCAATTCAAAGAATCAGAACCACTGGAAGAAGTGCACCAGTGGAGAGTACGTCACAGGAGAAACATTTGGTTCCTCTCAAGTTACAG CTAGAATGCAGAACAATAGACCGAGATAGTGCAAAAGAAAGCTGTTCGGTTCTTCCGGACCAAAAGAATTTAGGAGAAAAAAATAGGTGTCCAAACAAGATATCCGAGGATATTGTGAAATGTCTCTCCGCCATTCTCTTGAGGATGAGGACACAGAAGGTTAAGGGATCTGATTCCTTCGAAGCTGAGTTTAGAGATCCTTATGGTATCTGTAAAGAATTTGAGAAATGGGACGTAGGCCCATATAAGCACTTACGGGCAATCGAAGCTAGCTCAGTCGATCCCAATCCAACGCCAGACTCTTCTATTCTGACACAGAGACTGAA GCTCCTTCTAGGGAAACTTAGGTCGGCTGACTTGCGTGGCCTCAGTCATCAACAGAAGCTTGCATTCTGGATCAATGTCTATAATTCATGCATGATGAAT GCATTTATAGAGCATGGAATACCAGAAAGTCCTCAGATGGTCATTGCAATGATGCAGAAG GCGAAGATAAATGTAGGCGGGCAGTCACTTAACGCAATGATAATTGAGCATTTCATCTTGAGACTACCTTATCACTCAAAACAC ACCTACTCAAAAGATGCTAAATGTAATGAGCTTATATCGAGGACTGCCTTTGGACTTGAGTGGTCTGAACCATTGGTCACATTTGCACTCTCATGTGGAAGCTGGTCTTCGCCTGCA GTAAGAGTTTATTCAGCGTCTGAAGTCGAAAATGAGCTCGAAACTGCAAAGAGAGATTATTTACAAGCCGCAGTCAGTATTACGAGCTCCAACAAGTTAGTGATTCCAAAGTTGCTAGACTGGTATCTGTTAGACTTCGCGAAGGATATGAAATCCTTGCTGGATTGGGTCGCCCTTCAGTTACCCAATGAGCTGAGGACTAAAGCCGTTAAATGCTTAGAGAGGGGAAGAAATGAACCTCTTTCGCAAATGGTACAAGTTACACCATATGAATTTAATTTCCGGTACCTTTTACATCAATAA
- the LOC113296720 gene encoding uncharacterized protein LOC113296720, with translation MEWGTVQHLDLRHVDRGLTPLQPHAAAFHPTQALIAAAIGKYLIEFDALTGSKISTIDIGAPVVRMLYSPTTGHSVIAILEDCTIRSCDFDTEQTCVLHSPEKKSERISSDTEVHLALTPLQPVVFFGFHKRMSVTVVGTVEGGRPPTKIKTDLKKPVVNLACHPRLPVLYVAYADGLIRAYNIHTYAVHYTLQLDNTIKLIGAGAFAFHPTLEWIFVGDRRGTLLAWDVSTERPNMIGITQVGSQPISSVAWLPMCRLLVTLSKDGTLQVWKTRVIINPNRPPVQAGFFEPAVIESIDITKILSQHGGEAVYPLPRIRNIVVHPKLNLAALLFAHVGSDTPKNRAAYTREGRKQLFAVLQNARGSSASALKEKLSLLGSSGVLADHQLQVQLQEHHSKGQSQLTISDIARKAFLHSHFMEGHSKSAPISRLPLITVVDANHHLKNIPVCQPFQLELNFFNKENRVLHYPVRAFYVDGVNLMAHNLSTGADNIYKKLYPSIPGHIECYSKSIHYSIKQHLFLVVFEFSGGTKDVVVYWEKTNFHSATSKESTIKGRDAAFIGPNENQFAILDDEKTGLNLYILPGAQKEAVGKNEVPNVDASADVNASADVDGGSIRGPVQFTFETEVDRIFSAPIESTIIYAIHGNHIGLAKLIQGYLLSTNDGQQGPAKAEGKNLIKLKVDEIVLKIQWQETLRGYVAGLLTSHRVLIVSADLQILATTSAKFDKGMPPFRSLLWVGPSLLFSTSTAISVLGWDSKVRTILSISMPYSVLVGALNDRILLANPTDINPRQKKGIEIRSCLVGLLEPLLIGFSTMQQYFEQKLDLSEILYQITSRFDSLRITPRSLDILTGGSPVCGDLAVSLSQSGPQFTQVLRCIYAIKALRFSTALSVLKDEFLRSRDYPQCPPTSHLFHRFRQLGYACIKYGQFDSAKETFEVIADFESMLDLFICHLNPSAMRRLAQKLEDAGTDSELRRYCERILRVRSTGWTQGIFANFAAESMVPKGPEWGGGNWEIKTPTETKGIPQWELAAEVMPYMKTDDGPIPAVVVDHIGVYLGVIKGRGNVVEVREDSLVKAFTAAGADIKTNGIHASAANLISDKPNGVGGSNAMNLAGLETLGKAGSTAADEQARAEEEFKRSLYGAAGGDSSSDEDGVSKTKKIRIRIRDKPAAATAVDVNKIKEATRQFKLGEGLGPPMSRTKSLSGGSPDLSQMMSQPGLPATTNMTTPGFSAPPGDMFGTNTLALPAPPGATAPGPGTPAPIPEDFFQNTISSFQVAASLPPPGRYTSMDQSSQGVNSNQTALNQANVASDIGLPGGGVPPQQPQQPTIPMESIGLPDGGVPPQQPMGPVGAPTLPQAQLSQATSQPIDLTSLEGPGAVNTGKPPAPASPPSTVRPGQVPRGAGAAICYKTGLVHLEQNQLSDALSCFDEAFLALAKDQSRGADIKAQATICAQYKIAVALLQEIGRLQKVQGTSAAISAKDEMGRLSRHLGSLPLQAKHRISCIRTAIKRNMEVQNYSYAKQMLDLLLSKAPPSKQDELRSLIDMCVQRGLTNKSIDPLEDPSQFCAATLSRLSTIGYDVCDLCGAKFSALTAPGCIICGMGSIKRSDAVVGPIAATPFG, from the exons ATGGAGTGGGGAACGGTACAGCATTTAGATCTTCGTCATGTTGATCGTGGACTCACACCTTTACAACCTCATGCTGCTGCATTTCATCCTACTCAAGCACTTATTGCTGCTGCCATTGGAAAATATTTAATTG AATTTGATGCACTTACTGGAAGTAAGATTTCCACAATTGACATTGGTGCGCCTGTTGTACGTATGCTATATAGTCCTACAACTGGGCATTCTGTAATTGCTATACTCGAG GACTGTACAATTCGGTCATGTGACTTTGACACTGAGCAGACTTGTGTTTTACATTCACCTGAAAAGAAATCAGAACGCATTTCTTCTGATACAGAAGTCCATCTTGCCTTAACACCTCTCCAACCCGTTGTATTCTTTGGTTTCCACAAAAGGATGAGTGTAACAG TTGTTGGAACTGTTGAAGGAGGAAGACCACCAACCAAAATTAAGACAGACTTAAAAAAACCAGTTGTCAATCTTGCTTGTCATCCCCGACTTCCGGTTCTG TACGTCGCTTATGCAGATGGTTTGATACGAGCTTACAACATACATACATATGCTGTTCATTACACCCTGCAAC TTGATAATACTATTAAGCTTATCGGTGCTGGCGCATTTGCTTTTCACCCAACCTTGGAGTGGATTTTTGTTGGTGATAGACGTGGTACCCTTTTGGCATGGGATGTTTCAACAGAGAGACCAAATATGATAGGAAT TACACAGGTGGGTTCACAGCCAATCTCATCAGTTGCATGGCTTCCTATGTGCCGGCTGTTAGTCACACTTTCCAAGGATGGAACACTTCAAGTTTGGAAAACACGAGTTATAATTAATCCGAATAGGCCACCTGTGCAAGCAGGCTTTTTCGAGCCTGCTG TCATTGAGTCGATTGACATCACTAAGATACTGTCTCAGCATGGGGGAGAAGCTGTATATCCATTACCACGAATCAGAAATATAGTAGTTCATCCCAAATTGAATTTAGCAGCATTACTGTTTGCA CATGTAGGTTCAGACACGCCAAAAAATAGGGCAGCATACACTAGAGAAGGCCGTAAGCAGCTTTTCGCAGTTCTTCAGAACGCGAGGGGATCATCAG CTTCTGCTTTGAAGGAAAAGCTTTCATTATTAGGTTCTTCTGGAGTTTTAGCTGACCATCAGCTTCAGGTTCAGCTTCAGGAGCATCATTCAAAAGG CCAAAGTCAGCTTACCATATCAGATATTGCACGGAAGGCGTTTCTTCACAGT CATTTCATGGAAGGTCACTCCAAAAGTGCTCCAATATCTCGGTTGCCTCTCATCACAGTAGTGGATGCTAACCATCATCTCAAGAACATCCCTGTCTGTCAG CCATTTCAGTTGGAGCtcaatttttttaataaagagaACAGGGTTCTTCACTACCCAGTAAGGGCGTTTTATGTAGATGGAGTCAACCTTATGGCACATAACCTTTCCACTGGAGCTGATAACATATACAAGAAGCTCTACCCCTCG ATTCCAGGGCATATAGAGTGCTACTCAAAGTCCATTCACTACAGTATCAAACAGCATCTATTTCTTGTTGTCTTTGAGTTCAGTGGTGGTACTAAGGATGTCGTAGTTTATTGGGAAAAGACTAATTTCCATTCAGCTACTAGTAAAGAAAGCACCATTAAAG GTCGAGATGCAGCATTTATTGGCCCTAATGAAAACCAGTTTGCCATCCTGGACGATGAGAAAACTGGTCTGAATTTGTATATCCTGCCAGGGGCTCAAAAGGAAGCTGTTGGCAAAAATGAAGTTCCTAATGTTGATGCTTCTGCGGATGTTAACGCTTCtgctgatgttgatggtggttcaaTCCGGGGACCGGTTCAATTTACCTTTGAAACCGAAGTTGATCGCATCTTTTCAGCACCAATAG AATCAACTATCATTTATGCAATTCATGGGAATCATATTGGTTTGGCAAAGCTTATCCAGGGATATCTTTTGTCAACTAATGATGGCCAACAAGGACCAGCAAAAGCGGAAGGGAAAAACTTAATCAAATTGAAAGTGGATGAGATTGTATTGAAG ATTCAATGGCAAGAAACTCTTAGAGGTTATGTTGCAGGACTATTGACTAGCCACAGGGTGCTGATTGTTTCGGCAGATCTGCAAATACTGGCAACCACTTCTGCGAAATTCGACAAGGGAATGCCTCCA TTTAGATCCCTTTTATGGGTTGGTCCATCACTTCTCTTTTCAACTTCAACTGCCATTAGTGTGCTTGGCTGGGACAGCAAAGTCAGGACGATTCTCTCTATCAGTATGCCATACTCAG TGTTAGTTGGTGCTTTGAACGATCGTATACTGCTTGCTAACCCAACAGATATAAATCCCAGACAAAAGAAAGGGATCGAGATAAGGAGCTGTCTTGTTGGGCTTCTTGAACCTCTTCTTATTGGGTTTTCCACAATGCAACAATATTTTGAGCAAAAGCTTGATTTATCTGAAATCCTTTACCAGATAACATCtag GTTCGACAGTTTGCGTATTACTCCAAGGTCCCTTGATATTCTTACCGGAGGTTCTCCTGTTTGTGGAGATCTTGCAGTGTCACTATCCCAATCAGGACCTCAGTTTACTCAG GTTTTGCGGTGCATCTATGCAATCAAAGCTCTCCGTTTTTCTACTGCTTTGTCAGTATTGAAAGATGAGTTCTTGCGATCAAGAGATTATCCGCAATGCCCTCCAACTTCCCATTTGTTCCACCGCTTTCGCCAGTTGGGATATGCCTGTATCAA ATATGGTCAGTTCGACAGTGCGAAAGAAACATTTGAAGTTATTGCGGACTTTGAAAGTATGCTTGACTTATTTATATGCCACCTGAATCCTAGCGCCATGAGGCGTCTTGCTCAGAAGTTGGAAGATGCCGGAACTGATTCAGAACTAAGGCGATACTGTGAAAGGATTTTGAGAGTTCGTTCAACAGGATGGACGCAAGGTATTTTTGCCAATTTTGCTGCTGAAAGTATGGTTCCCAAAGGCCCTGAGTGGGGAGGGGGAAACTGGGAAATCAAGACACCTACAGAAACAAAGGGCATACCGCAGTGGGAATTGGCAGCAGAGGTGATGCCATATATGAAGACTGATGATGGTCCCATACCAGCCGTCGTCGTGGACCACATTGGTGTGTACTTGGGTGTAATTAAAGGAAGGGGAAATGTGGTAGAAGTAAGGGAGGATAGTTTAGTTAAAGCTTTTACTGCGGCAGGAGCTGACATAAAGACAAATGGTATTCACGCATCTGCAGCTAATCTTATATCGGATAAGCCGAACGGAGTTGGTGGTAGTAACGCTATGAACTTAGCAGGTCTCGAAACACTGGGTAAAGCAGGTTCAACTGCTGCTGATGAACAGGCAAGAGCAGAAGAGGAATTTAAAAGATCGCTTTATGGTGCTGCTGGGGGTGATAGCAGCAGCGATGAAGATGGAGTATCAAAGACCAAAAAGATACGCATAAGAATACGAGATAAACCGGCTGCAGCTACGGCGGTGGATGTTAATAAGATCAAAGAAGCAACGAGGCAATTTAAACTTGGTGAGGGGTTAGGCCCACCAATGAGTAGGACAAAGTCGTTATCTGGAGGATCTCCAGATCTGTCACAGATGATGTCCCAACCAGGTCTTCCAGCCACAACAAACATGACAACACCTGGATTTTCTGCTCCTCCTGGTGATATGTTTGGAACCAACACTTTGGCACTACCTGCACCACCAGGGGCAACTGCGCCTGGCCCTGGAACACCAGCGCCTATCCCTGAGGATTTTTTCCAAAATACCATATCGTCCTTCCAGGTTGCAGCTTCTTTACCTCCTCCTGGAAGGTATACCTCAATGGATCAGAGTTCTCAAGGGGTTAATAGTAACCAGACAGCTTTGAACCAGGCAAATGTGGCATCTGATATCGGTCTTCCAGGAGGTGGTGTTCCGCCTCAACAACCTCAACAACCGACTATCCCCATGGAGTCCATTGGACTTCCTGATGGTGGTGTCCCTCCCCAACAACCTATGGGTCCTGTTGGTGCGCCTACGCTGCCACAGGCTCAGTTGTCTCAGGCAACGTCACAACCCATCGATCTGACCTCACTTGAAGGTCCTGGTGCTGTTAACACTGGAAAGCCTCCAGCACCTGCTTCACCGCCATCAACTGTGCGCCCTGGACAG gTTCCCCGTGGAGCAGGTGCTGCAATATGTTACAAAACTGGACTTGTTCATTTGGAGCAGAATCAACTTTCAGATGCATTATCCTGTTTCGATGAAGCTTTCCTGGCTCTGGCAAAAGACCAGTCTCGTGGAGCTGACATCAAAGCTCAAGCCACAATCTGTGCTCAGTACAAGATTGCAGTTGCATTACTTCAG GAAATTGGACGGCTGCAAAAGGTTCAAGGCACCAGTGCAGCAATTAGTGCTAAAGATGAGATGGGAAGGCTTTCCCGTCATCTGGGTTCTTTGCCTCTCCAAGCAAAACATCGAATAAGCTGCATCAGGACCGCCATCAAACGGAACATGGAGGTGCAGAACTATTCTTACGCCAAGCAGATGCTCGATCTTCTCCTTTCTAAAGCACCTCCTAGCAAACAAGATGAATTGAGAAGCTTGATCGACATGTGTGTCCAAAGGGGATTGACTAACAAGTCTATCGATCCACTAGAAGATCCTTCACAGTTCTGTGCTGCCACACTCAGCCGCCTTTCCACCATTGGGTATGATGTTTGTGATCTCTGTGGAGCAAAATTCTCTGCCCTAACGGCTCCTGGATGCATCATATGTGGTATGGGAAGCATTAAAAGATCAGATGCAGTTGTTGGGCCTATTGCTGCTACTCCATTTGGATGA